A single region of the Roseivivax sp. THAF197b genome encodes:
- a CDS encoding BRCT domain-containing protein, whose amino-acid sequence MTLSEKAFSKMPAPSYLPKADADIDRIQKNANDRKREVYWIGFLEGALSSNRIEPGEEAAILAEADKFVEFFQDPDASDLAEDIRARCFSGQNDLMAALEDVTADKRKEIRAEAPYSERDEVNEFLGFCAGIVCDGLILPQEADAILERIRASDILTSSPVYRDLWRATEAAMVDRVLSDDEAEEIRQWIALLVGDGYVDTGVPNIGNTAQVDEPISDPAFIEFEGRCFVLTGPMKMGTRSFIVKEIERCGGEVGKTVTRRTDYIVVSSDASKNWRTTHFGTKIERAKELIVEGYKLRFVADHALEKAIKMCGQGT is encoded by the coding sequence ATGACTTTATCTGAAAAAGCTTTTTCCAAGATGCCAGCACCTTCATACCTCCCGAAAGCTGACGCAGACATCGACCGTATCCAGAAGAACGCGAACGATAGAAAGCGCGAAGTCTACTGGATCGGTTTTCTCGAAGGTGCCCTTTCATCCAACAGGATCGAGCCCGGTGAGGAGGCAGCAATACTCGCCGAGGCGGACAAGTTCGTAGAGTTTTTCCAAGATCCAGACGCGTCAGACTTGGCTGAGGACATCCGGGCGCGATGTTTCTCGGGTCAAAATGATCTAATGGCAGCGCTCGAAGACGTGACCGCGGACAAACGAAAAGAGATCCGAGCTGAGGCACCGTATAGCGAGCGAGACGAAGTGAACGAATTCCTCGGGTTTTGCGCTGGTATCGTCTGCGACGGGCTGATCCTCCCGCAGGAAGCGGACGCCATCCTCGAAAGGATCAGAGCCAGCGATATTCTGACGTCCTCCCCTGTGTATCGCGACCTCTGGCGCGCGACCGAGGCAGCTATGGTCGACAGGGTGCTGAGCGATGATGAGGCAGAGGAGATCAGGCAATGGATCGCCTTGCTGGTAGGCGACGGTTACGTGGACACCGGTGTTCCGAACATCGGCAACACCGCACAAGTGGACGAGCCAATTTCTGATCCGGCTTTCATCGAGTTTGAAGGGAGGTGTTTCGTGCTAACTGGGCCCATGAAGATGGGGACCCGGAGCTTCATCGTTAAGGAGATCGAGCGTTGCGGTGGGGAGGTAGGCAAAACCGTCACGCGCCGCACGGACTACATCGTCGTGTCCTCGGACGCTTCAAAGAACTGGCGCACTACGCATTTCGGAACGAAGATCGAGCGCGCAAAAGAGCTGATTGTTGAAGGATACAAGCTGCGGTTCGTAGCGGATCACGCACTGGAAAAGGCAATCAAGATGTGCGGGCAAGGGACCTGA
- a CDS encoding IS3 family transposase (programmed frameshift), producing the protein MSKRRNHDAGFKARVALEALKGERTVSELAAEYGVHPTMIHQWKKALLEGASDIFERGSKKKAELDEETVRSLHAKIGELAVANDFLFQKAQTLDRQVRRGMIERSHPTLSIGAQCRLLSISRSSFYYAPQGETAVNLALMQLIDRQFLETPFYGVRQMTWHLQNEGHAVNVKRIRRLMRLMRLMPIYQKPNTSKPAKGHKTSPYLLGGLRVDRPNQVWCADITYLPMRRGFLYLVAIMDWFTRKVLAWRISNTLEADFCIEALNEAVHRFGPPEIMNTDQGSQFTSFAWTDRLKRIGARISMDGKGRCLDNIFIERLWRSLKYECVYLHAWETGSQAKAGVGRWITFYNHQRPHAAHGGQPPAVVYFNQIETDQQGQRVA; encoded by the exons ATGTCGAAACGCAGGAACCATGATGCGGGCTTCAAGGCTCGCGTGGCGCTGGAAGCTTTAAAGGGCGAGCGCACCGTGTCGGAACTGGCCGCGGAATACGGCGTGCATCCGACCATGATCCACCAGTGGAAGAAGGCGCTGCTCGAGGGGGCATCGGATATCTTCGAGCGTGGCAGCAAGAAGAAGGCCGAGCTCGACGAGGAGACAGTGCGGTCGCTGCACGCCAAGATCGGAGAGCTGGCTGTCGCCAACGATTTTTTGT TCCAGAAAGCTCAAACCCTGGACCGGCAAGTGAGGCGCGGGATGATCGAACGCTCTCACCCCACGCTGTCGATCGGGGCGCAATGCCGCCTGCTGTCGATCTCGCGGTCGTCGTTCTACTACGCTCCGCAGGGCGAGACCGCAGTGAACCTGGCGCTCATGCAACTGATCGACCGGCAGTTCCTGGAAACCCCATTCTACGGCGTCCGGCAGATGACTTGGCACCTGCAGAACGAGGGGCACGCAGTGAACGTGAAACGCATCCGCCGACTGATGCGGCTCATGCGTCTGATGCCGATCTACCAGAAGCCCAACACGAGCAAGCCCGCGAAGGGGCACAAGACTTCCCCCTACCTTCTGGGTGGCCTGCGGGTCGATCGGCCCAACCAGGTCTGGTGCGCCGACATCACCTACCTGCCGATGCGACGAGGCTTCCTCTACCTGGTCGCCATCATGGACTGGTTCACCCGCAAGGTGCTGGCCTGGCGCATCTCGAACACGCTGGAGGCGGACTTCTGCATCGAGGCGCTGAACGAGGCGGTCCACCGCTTCGGCCCACCCGAGATCATGAACACCGATCAGGGCTCGCAGTTCACGTCCTTCGCCTGGACCGACCGGCTGAAGCGGATCGGGGCCCGGATCTCCATGGATGGCAAAGGGCGGTGCCTCGACAACATCTTCATCGAACGCCTCTGGCGGTCCTTGAAGTATGAGTGCGTCTATCTGCACGCCTGGGAGACCGGCTCGCAGGCGAAGGCAGGGGTTGGTAGATGGATCACCTTCTACAACCACCAGCGGCCTCACGCCGCCCATGGCGGGCAGCCGCCCGCCGTGGTCTACTTCAACCAAATAGAAACCGACCAGCAGGGGCAGAGAGTAGCTTAG
- a CDS encoding DUF927 domain-containing protein yields MNNDKNLNAAEAANEEAMPADNAHAIARKWPEPRATTWKDAALGGVHSPEWDALLRRTMTLLLPKLKNRDAKQTQWKNEAARFGAWLYGEGGLTSSPCKKKKGYYPVVPGSGAGGNKFSGRTKNGMVTLEFLALDVDSGDSLNAVADKIEEMDVAAIIYASYNDQTTETVIPRDRVLSFIQEERHPTNEEVRDFLRMQGKHREHHIANVTIAEQSFHTPEGVMIRIEHEPLEKFRILFPLSEPLRITDLAPTQRKAHERWKRLLLGYADHVGVIPDRSCVDVSRAYYMPSHRPGVEPCIELIRGRPLTLAEIEEHELPDDKQEAEDGPGAWLKGWARGHARRIRMADLIRDNASQMVVRDVDSEKIEVVCPYKHLHSDETDGSAWITNADGYGRGFNWGCHRNGCQSNGMDRLDYLAKALEDGWIEKQDIENETYLWPDDEEEDQEVIEDDAASSEGDGNLNKPIPCAKWIEDTFGFRMKDGIIWTSPKEGEDPVPVCQTFDVVGDAMDDTRSSGAALMIEFKNRTGEKVEQSLPRAEIVSESGGDIIKNLADAGFNFLGRGTGMKNHFLRLLNNISVKRQITVSPRPGWQRDRLDRVLGFLLPTDEFIRAVSVQAATTKLSPTGAFEDRRARGSMEEWRDAADAAMWSADPHDERHANSNFHWTLGLCASFVGPVIGLADLPPRGLNLSGDSSKGKSIALQLGASVWGNPAPRSSAFFPMNNTANAMEDLCTIGSETLLCLDEIGALNNKRMLSDALFNVALGSGKGRKKGRDAGLAKGARYRPFVLLSNERTLRVEIESAGKRGDYRTGTSVRFPDISVTGAVTVSRDVIARLKKANENFGHAGPMFIRYLVQAGIVDDVEALKARVSAAEVEIARTSVPVGVEIPSGTMRASEVFALLLVSGELACDAGLIPDRTAVRDAVLEGFRKFMSSVEGEATKGEVSMLDGFRSALTAAQGRGALVPAHEAGDVGHTKRIGWYADDTVILDAEAIKNVTDLGLSGTLDGLLKALDDCGALIRRSEKDRTHDRLPSEVIFQDKGAKPRRLRNYRIHRGKLEW; encoded by the coding sequence ATGAATAACGACAAAAATCTGAACGCGGCTGAGGCCGCGAACGAAGAAGCTATGCCTGCGGACAACGCCCATGCCATAGCGCGGAAATGGCCGGAACCACGCGCGACGACATGGAAAGACGCCGCACTCGGGGGTGTGCACTCCCCAGAATGGGACGCCTTGCTCCGCCGCACAATGACGCTCCTCCTTCCAAAGCTAAAGAACCGGGACGCTAAGCAGACGCAGTGGAAAAACGAAGCTGCAAGGTTCGGTGCATGGCTCTATGGCGAAGGTGGACTGACCTCCAGCCCATGCAAGAAGAAGAAGGGGTACTATCCTGTTGTGCCCGGTTCGGGAGCGGGCGGGAACAAATTTTCTGGGCGCACCAAGAACGGCATGGTGACGCTGGAGTTTCTGGCGCTCGACGTGGACTCGGGCGACTCCCTTAACGCCGTCGCTGACAAGATCGAGGAAATGGATGTCGCTGCGATAATTTATGCCTCCTATAACGATCAAACAACGGAGACGGTCATCCCGCGCGACCGTGTGCTTAGCTTTATCCAGGAAGAGCGACACCCGACGAATGAGGAGGTAAGGGATTTCCTGCGTATGCAGGGCAAGCACCGCGAACATCACATCGCCAATGTCACGATTGCGGAACAGAGCTTCCACACGCCCGAAGGCGTCATGATAAGGATCGAGCACGAGCCGCTGGAGAAGTTCCGCATTCTGTTCCCGCTTTCCGAGCCGTTGCGTATTACCGATCTCGCCCCAACGCAGCGGAAGGCACACGAGCGCTGGAAGCGCCTACTTCTTGGCTATGCCGACCATGTCGGAGTGATCCCCGATCGTTCCTGCGTAGACGTGAGCCGAGCCTACTACATGCCCTCCCATCGTCCGGGGGTCGAGCCGTGCATTGAGCTGATACGCGGGCGTCCGCTGACACTGGCCGAGATCGAAGAACACGAACTGCCAGATGACAAGCAAGAAGCCGAAGACGGCCCCGGCGCTTGGCTGAAAGGCTGGGCGAGGGGTCATGCCCGGCGCATCCGCATGGCAGACCTCATCAGAGACAATGCCTCGCAGATGGTCGTTCGCGACGTGGACAGCGAAAAGATCGAAGTTGTTTGCCCGTACAAGCACCTCCACTCCGACGAAACAGATGGCTCGGCTTGGATCACAAACGCTGACGGCTATGGGCGAGGGTTTAATTGGGGATGCCACCGAAATGGCTGCCAGTCGAACGGAATGGACCGGCTTGATTACCTTGCGAAAGCCCTCGAAGACGGCTGGATCGAAAAGCAGGATATCGAGAACGAAACGTATCTCTGGCCTGACGATGAGGAGGAAGATCAGGAGGTTATCGAGGACGATGCGGCTTCGAGTGAGGGCGATGGTAATCTCAACAAGCCGATACCTTGTGCGAAATGGATCGAAGACACGTTTGGGTTCCGAATGAAAGATGGGATCATCTGGACAAGTCCGAAGGAAGGCGAGGACCCTGTGCCAGTATGCCAGACCTTCGATGTCGTAGGCGACGCGATGGACGACACAAGGTCCAGCGGAGCGGCTCTTATGATCGAATTCAAGAACCGGACCGGCGAAAAGGTCGAGCAGTCGCTCCCCCGAGCAGAGATTGTCTCAGAGAGCGGCGGGGACATCATCAAGAACCTTGCGGATGCAGGATTCAACTTCTTGGGGCGCGGAACGGGAATGAAGAACCACTTTCTACGCCTTTTGAACAACATTTCCGTTAAACGACAAATCACTGTATCGCCCCGTCCGGGATGGCAACGCGACCGGCTGGACCGCGTGCTGGGGTTTCTGCTTCCGACAGATGAGTTCATCCGCGCCGTGTCTGTTCAGGCCGCAACAACCAAGCTATCACCGACAGGAGCGTTCGAGGACCGTCGGGCGCGTGGCAGTATGGAAGAGTGGAGAGATGCCGCTGACGCGGCAATGTGGTCTGCTGATCCGCACGACGAGCGCCATGCGAACAGCAACTTCCACTGGACCCTCGGCTTGTGCGCCTCCTTCGTCGGACCAGTCATCGGTTTGGCAGACCTCCCGCCGCGCGGTTTAAACCTGTCTGGGGACAGCTCAAAAGGGAAGAGCATTGCCTTACAACTCGGAGCAAGCGTGTGGGGCAACCCCGCTCCGCGCAGTTCTGCTTTCTTTCCAATGAACAACACCGCCAACGCGATGGAGGACCTCTGCACCATCGGCTCGGAGACGCTGCTGTGCCTCGACGAGATCGGCGCTCTGAACAACAAGCGGATGCTTAGCGACGCTCTGTTTAACGTCGCATTGGGCAGCGGGAAGGGACGCAAGAAGGGGCGGGATGCCGGTCTCGCCAAGGGGGCGCGATACCGTCCTTTCGTCTTGCTGAGCAACGAGCGCACACTTCGGGTCGAAATCGAATCCGCTGGCAAGCGAGGTGACTATCGGACCGGAACCAGTGTTAGGTTTCCCGACATCTCAGTTACGGGAGCAGTAACCGTCTCACGGGACGTTATCGCCCGTTTGAAAAAGGCGAATGAAAACTTCGGTCATGCCGGGCCCATGTTCATCAGGTATCTTGTCCAGGCGGGAATCGTCGATGATGTCGAAGCGCTCAAGGCGCGCGTTAGCGCGGCGGAAGTGGAGATCGCCAGAACGTCGGTGCCTGTTGGGGTTGAGATACCCTCAGGGACCATGCGGGCGTCGGAGGTTTTCGCATTGCTACTGGTTTCGGGCGAGCTGGCTTGTGACGCCGGACTGATCCCGGACCGCACCGCCGTTCGCGATGCCGTGCTCGAAGGCTTCCGGAAATTCATGTCGTCGGTCGAGGGGGAAGCCACCAAGGGTGAGGTCAGTATGCTCGATGGTTTCCGGTCGGCGTTGACGGCTGCGCAGGGGCGCGGCGCTCTCGTGCCTGCGCACGAGGCGGGAGATGTCGGCCACACCAAGCGCATTGGATGGTATGCCGATGACACTGTGATTCTTGATGCCGAGGCGATCAAAAACGTGACCGATCTCGGCCTTAGTGGAACGCTCGACGGATTGCTCAAAGCGCTAGACGACTGTGGCGCTCTGATCCGCCGGTCGGAGAAGGACCGGACACACGATCGCTTGCCAAGTGAGGTTATATTCCAGGACAAGGGCGCGAAACCGCGCCGGTTGCGGAACTACCGCATCCATCGGGGTAAACTCGAATGGTGA
- a CDS encoding ABC transporter ATP-binding protein — MSALIEVENLTRVFDVSKPWLNRVIERLPRALLTAVSDVSFGIEENSVYALVGESGSGKSTIGKIVVGLVPPSSGKVEIDGVDLATEPEGERRAKVRENVQMIFQDPYASLNPRWKVRDIIEEPMAARGGDTDGLAERLLEQVGLSAQDVGKYPHEFSGGQRQRICIARALASNPRIIVCDEPTSALDVSVQSQVLNLMSDLREELGLTYLFISHDLTVVRHMADKVGVLYLGTLVEEAPRDTLYSEPKHPYTQMLFEAAPRMDAFGRDIDPPKGEIPDAINPPPGCAFHPRCPIAVERCRKERPALRDVRGTRVACHLAE, encoded by the coding sequence ATGAGCGCGCTCATCGAGGTCGAGAACCTGACCCGCGTCTTCGACGTCTCCAAACCCTGGCTCAACCGCGTGATCGAACGGCTGCCGCGCGCGCTGCTGACGGCTGTTTCGGACGTTTCCTTCGGGATCGAGGAGAACTCCGTCTATGCGCTCGTGGGCGAGAGCGGATCGGGCAAGTCCACCATCGGCAAGATCGTCGTGGGCCTCGTGCCGCCGTCGTCAGGCAAGGTGGAGATTGATGGCGTGGACCTCGCGACCGAACCCGAGGGCGAGCGCCGCGCGAAGGTGCGCGAAAACGTGCAGATGATCTTCCAGGATCCTTATGCCTCCCTGAACCCGCGCTGGAAGGTGCGGGACATCATCGAAGAGCCGATGGCCGCGCGGGGCGGCGACACGGACGGGCTGGCCGAGCGCCTGCTCGAACAGGTGGGCCTGTCCGCGCAGGATGTGGGCAAGTACCCGCACGAGTTCTCCGGCGGTCAGCGCCAGCGGATCTGCATCGCCCGTGCGCTTGCCTCCAACCCGCGCATCATCGTCTGCGACGAGCCGACCTCGGCGCTGGACGTGTCCGTCCAAAGCCAGGTGCTGAACCTGATGTCGGATCTGCGCGAGGAGCTGGGCCTGACCTATCTCTTCATCTCCCACGATCTGACCGTGGTGCGGCATATGGCCGACAAGGTCGGCGTGCTCTATCTCGGCACGCTCGTGGAAGAGGCGCCGCGTGACACGCTCTATTCCGAACCGAAGCACCCTTATACGCAAATGCTCTTCGAGGCGGCGCCGCGCATGGATGCCTTCGGGCGCGACATCGACCCACCCAAGGGCGAGATCCCCGACGCGATCAATCCGCCCCCGGGCTGCGCCTTCCATCCGCGCTGTCCCATCGCGGTCGAGCGCTGCCGCAAGGAGCGTCCGGCCCTGCGCGACGTGCGCGGCACGCGCGTGGCGTGTCATCTCGCCGAATAG